TTCGCCTGGATCGCATCGGCCGTCATGGATCCGGACCACTTCTTGATCTGATCGCCATTCGGTTTGATCGCCACGAACGTGTGCTGGGTCGTCACGCCGTACTGCTTCTTCAACGCCGAGTTGCTGTCGTAGTCGACGCTGACGACGGTTAGACCTTCCGGGAAGTTGCCCTTACTTGCATCGAGTGACTTGACCGTTGCCTGGCAGGTCGAACACCACGACGCGTTGAAGAAGAGCACGACGTTGTTGTTCTCGTACTTCGCTGTGTCCTTCTGGTACTCGTCCCACGTGATGTAGCTGCCAGCCGTTGCGGCCGCGGGCTGGGCCGCAGAGTTGCTGCCCGCAGTGTCGGTCGGTGCCGCGCTGGTGCTCGCAGCCGTCGGTGTGGCGCTGGGGGTGGCATCGCTGCTGGCTTCACTGCTGCACCCGGCGGCACTGAGCACGACGACTGCTGCGGTTGCGGCCAGAATGGCGGCCCGGCGGTT
Above is a window of Candidatus Nanopelagicales bacterium DNA encoding:
- a CDS encoding thioredoxin family protein — translated: MKKSINRRAAILAATAAVVVLSAAGCSSEASSDATPSATPTAASTSAAPTDTAGSNSAAQPAAATAGSYITWDEYQKDTAKYENNNVVLFFNASWCSTCQATVKSLDASKGNFPEGLTVVSVDYDSNSALKKQYGVTTQHTFVAIKPNGDQIKKWSGSMTADAIQA